From a single Equus asinus isolate D_3611 breed Donkey chromosome 2, EquAss-T2T_v2, whole genome shotgun sequence genomic region:
- the LOC106833409 gene encoding olfactory receptor 4F3/4F16/4F29-like — protein MDGTNRSVVSEFVLLGLTNSWEIQLLLFVFSFSIYVASMMGNSLIMLTVTSDPHLHSPMYFLLANLSFIDLGVSSVTSPKMIYDLFRKRKVISFSGCIIQIFFIHVVGGVEVVLLIAMAFDRYVAICKPLHYLIIMRPRLCILFLVAAWMTGLIHSMVQLAFVVNLPFCGPNVLDSFYCDLPRFIKLACTDTDQLETMVTANSGLISVGSFFILIISYLLIILTVQKSYSAGSSKALSTLSAHITVVVLFFGPLIIVYTWPSPSIHLDKFLAIFDAVLTPFLNPLIYTFRNQEMKVAMRRVCRQLVNYRKIS, from the coding sequence ATGGATGGAACAAATCGCTCTGTGGTGTCAGAGTTTGTGTTACTTGGACTCACAAACTCCTGGGAGATCCAACTTCTTCTCTTTGTGTTCTCCTTCTCTATTTATGTGGCAAGCATGATGGGAAACTCCCTCATTATGCTCACTGTGACCTCTGACCCTCACTTACATTCCCCCATGTACTTTCTCTTGGCCAACCTCTCCTTCATTGACCTTGGAGTGTCTTCTGTTACTTCTCCCAAGATGATTTATGACCTTTTCAGAAAGCGTAAAGTCATCTCCTTTAGTGGCTGCATCATTCAAATTttcttcattcatgttgttggtGGTGTGGAGGTGGTGCTGCTCATAGCCATGGCATTTGACAGATATGTTGCCATATGTAAGCCTCTCCACTATCTGATCATCATGAGACCAAGATTGTGCATCCTCTTTTTAGTAGCTGCCTGGATGACTGGCCTTATTCACTCCATGGTTCAGTTAGCTTTTGTGGTAAATTTACCCTTCTGTGGGCCTAATGTGTTGGACAGCTTTTACTGTGACCTTCCTCGGTTCATCAAACTTGCCTGCACAGACACTGACCAACTAGAGACCATGGTCACAGCCAACAGTGGGCTCATCTCTGTTGGCTCCTTCTTCATACTGATCATTTCCTATTTGCTCATCATTCTCACTGTTCAAAAAAGCTACTCAGCTGGTTCATCCAAGGCTCTGTCCACACTGTCAGCTCACATCACTGTGGTAGTCCTGTTCTTTGGTCCTTTGATAATTGTCTATACATGGCCATCTCCCTCTATACACCTAGATAAGTTTCTGGCCATCTTTGATGCAGTTCTCACTCCTTTCCTGAATCCTCTCATTTACACATTCAGGAATCAAGAAATGAAGGTGGCAATGAGGAGAGTATGCAGACAACTAGTGAATTACAGGAAGATCTCTTAA